The genomic interval ATTGTATAGTGGAGTTGTTCTATGGAGGGTATGTCTAGCAGTATAATTCTAGCGGCTGATGGTGATTAAGATATCATTtgtacacaattattatgaagtATCGATCACCTCAGCCCACGCAGGATAAGATCTGCGGGCTGACTGATGAGAAAGTCTGACTAAAAAGATCTATTCAAATTCACTCCTTGTTAGACACGCTATTTTTCAGTGATTCGGAAGTGAACTATGACCTAATTGTGGCAACTCATTACCACGTATTTTCTCCAAGCTCATGAATAGTCAGCTTTATGTTAATGAACTCATGAAGCAATGAAGAAAACATTAAACActtgtaatgaaataaaaaagttgtGTCAAGTAGATGTTTGCAGACGTGCGAAATGTTTTAAGATGGCGATTTCTGCGTATTGCCGCCTGTTTACAAAACCTATCAAATATACACACATACATCATGTTTCATTCATATTAATGTGGTTGTTGTATACTACTGAACAACATTTTTCTCCATAAAAACGTAAATGTTCACTGAACTGTAAAGGCGTAGCATGTTTGCTGAAATGAGACTGTAATTAATCGTGTAACGCATTTGGAAGCTATCCTTTGATTAGTTTTCTATTATAATAATGACTAAACTTTATTCGTTTTTGATTATAATATTGCCCATTCAAGCCTTAAACGTTCTTGTTTATCCAATCGGTTTTCTCATATAACCATATTTTTATGACATTTACCAtatatttcattgaaattagtGCATAAATTAGTAGAATCGATGGGTTGTGTAAATAATGGAAATTACCATATTGGACGGTGTTTATAATTTGTACAAGTACCTAGTTGTATGTACATTCTTAGAACGAACATTTTTAATATGCTTTGATACAAACATAGATTCATTTAGATTTTGGGCTAATGTAatacataagtaagtaataatgttTCAATTTGCTTTTGAAACTTAAAACAAAAACTGAGCTTTTTTATGAACAGTCAATGTTTTAACGAAACAAagacaaaattataaaaatatttgtgtccCAATTTCAAAATTGAACTATCCCTTCTTCAGATTGAGAGGAATAATTTACTTCCTAATAAATAACATGCTTGTAATGCAGATTGCAGATACTaagaaataatttttattatcactgcaacattaatatatttttttttttataattttacataacaaaaattatcacaaacattttttatccaaagAAAATAATAGGATAGATAGAAGTCTATAGGACTAACCAACTTGCTTACTCAATACAATGATATTTCAGTGCTTATCGATTAAACTGTGATGTTGTCGACATCACGCAAACGTATGACTACAGTAGGCCCGCACATATTTTATCGAATTTATTCTGACGTGCCAAGTGGTGCAATACCACCCAGAGGTGGAAGGCGGCGCAGTGACCCATCCGTATATATACCGATATGACACCGTTAGAAAACATTGTCTAGTGCCTTCACCGACAAACAAATACACAAACATGAAGACCATTGTAAGTGTCAGTGATAGTGTTTGAATATTTAATATCAATAAAGTGTAATACGACTCGAACTTTCGAAAATTTTGCGGATATTTGTGCAAACCAGTGTTTTGACCTGAAAATTATACTAGGGCAAATTCAGTGCAAGTTCGGGAGCGGAAAGTTAAAagcttttgatattttttcagGTTTTCTTGGGACTCTTGGCTGTGGCCGTTGCCGCCCCTCAAGGCCAAACGGAGCCCATCCCGATTCTTCGTCAGGAGAGCGATATCAGCCCGGACGGTTCGTACTCGTTCTCCTACGAGACTGGAAACGGCATCGTAGCTCAAGAGAAGGGATCTCTGAAGGACGTTGGCGCCGAGGAGCCCGCTCTGCAGGTGGAAGGCCAGGTCCAGTACCCCAGCGATGACGGCAGTAACATCCAGCTGACCTACGTCGCCAACGAGAACGGATACCAGCCCCAGGGCGCGCACCTGCCCACCCCTCCCCCCGTGCCCGCCGCCATCCAGCGCGCCCTCGACTACCTCGCCACCGCTCCCCCCCAGCCTGAAAACAGAAGGCGCTAAGAACAATCCTGTTCGAAATTACCTACTGGTAAATCAACAGTCCGCCATATTCACTATGTGAAAAATAGGATTAAATACTAACTTATAATATTCCTTAATAATCTGAAATAAGCTTAGTGGGATTATTAAGGAATATTTATTGAGCAACACGACTTTTGTAACAAATTTTGCACATATTTTTATAcctaatgtaaatatttttatgatatttttgtgtATCATTCTCTCCCTTCCCTATTATACatataatcttttaaaatctaGTCCTTTGGAGTGTTGAAAAATCATATTGGAGAATCACAATAATTTGACAACATATGATTTTCCTGTAAATTAATTCAAGATGACAATTTTAGCTATTTGAAAACATACGTGATTTTTCAGTCAATGAATCTGGAAGAGACATCAATacactaattttgtttataattgCCATTAATTTTGATGAATCGTTTATTTAACTAGCTgctcccgcgacttcgtacgcatgaaaatagtttcccgtttttgcaacacttttctttactgctccgcccttatttgctgtagggtgatgttatatagcatAAAGTCTTCCTCGATAAAAGGGCTatgtaatacaaaaataatgtttcaaATCGAAaaagtagttcctgagattagtgcgTTAAAGTCTGTTTGTCTGTTaacaaactcttcagttttataatattaaaaataaaataattacctaccctTTAGTCAAGGTTGGGTTCAGAAAAACGATCTATAGTAAGGAAATATTTCATGGGCAATAAAACTTAGTGGATCTGACCAAAGAGGTCAACAAGCAATTTGAGCATCAGTGACTGTCGGAGAGTAAAGGGCACATGCTCAAGGCCGATATTAAATCAGCtttcaataattataattacagTACTATCAAAACAAACTGCTATATTTAGAATTACGATGAACAATTACTTAAGTGCGTGTGACGTACAATAAATGGTCATTATTACTTACGTAGATCCAAACTAAATTAATGCGAAAATAAATCTACTTACCTGTTTCGTATTCACACTTAAATAGTTGAAATCCTAATGTTTGATATTTTGGGATCTACAATTAATTATAATAGAGTGGGCAAATATAGTATTGGTTCGTACCACGGAGACAACGATTTCATAGTTAGAGATAATGTGAAAATAGCATGAAACGTGATTTAGATTTCCTTTAATATACCAAAAGTTACGGGGTTGAAGCCACGGGCATGATCTTTTCTAGCTTCGAAAATTTATTAAGAACATATAATATAAAATCTGGGGAATCACTTTATTTTCACAACAAAAAACATATCATTCAAAAAATTCATCATAGGTTGTTTCATAAGCTGTTTGTAAGAATTGTCTGTTCAAGCTGTACTCGTATGCGCGCTTTAACATATATCCACAAACAAATAGAACAAACACAAAAGTTTTAAAAGAAACAcctacttatgcccgttttcaccatcaacccaattttttaagtgacccctatggtaacacatagccgaaattttgttttcatgggggtcacttaaaaatttgggattgatggtgaaaacgggctttaATCCTTCGCTTAAATAACTCGTACTTTATACCTATCTACTACCTATTTCACTAATTTTAAACCTCTATCTATCTAAGGTGTACCTTAATACTCAACATTTAGAGGTTAGATAACATTATTTAACTCATTGGAAAATAACTAAGCCCTtgaaaaggttattttaaaaaccctttagtttttaaactacattaaattaaaaatattcagttCGCCAAAACTTCTATAAAATGTTGCGTAACCTGTGTCTGCAAAGATAATTCTTGACCCTAGTGACCCGCGGAGGAGGTAATAATAGCCGTTGACATTTAGACGAATAAAACTAGTTTCGTGAGGACCTCACATCTCCGATATTCATGGTACGTGTAAAATTAACGGCCTGTCGTCTAAATTCTTGTAGTTATTTTCAAGGTCAAATTTTAAGATGAGTTTTTCATATCCGTTAAAAACAAAATGATGAGGGATCCTTcgttttttcacttcttttttttaaatttgaaaaGCTACTAGCAAGATCAATAGTGCACAGTTACGCCATCTAATGTTTCTTCGACGCATTAAGTACTTCTAATCCTTGGAGTTCTGCAACCAAAAATGCAACCAATAATTGGCATCACAAATCAATTGAAAAATGGTTGTTATTATAGCTCGTTAGGTACATTACAGGTATTTTAATTGACTTAATGACTCTATATTTCTATCTATGAATCTAATAATTTTGGCGACACACATTGTAAATTACacaatataagtaggtatttaatagCTATTCTAAGATTCTTCTAAACTTTTATTGTCAGTATGCATAGTATTACTAGATTTCGAAGTAAGTATAAACTTTTTCCCATGGCATACCAAATACCGCTCGGAAAAGGATGGCTTACTcagatgtaatttttttagtgcCGCAACACAATCTttgagaatttaaaaaaaatatataattgtACAGAACCCGCGTGTCCTATGGCGAAAACTCGAATAAAAGTCGTTGACTGATATATTGATAGTTGGACCCCGGCGTTTAACGTCCAACCGAGAAATTGATATGGAGTTTAGACAAGGTCTTTGTGTCATTAACCTCATTAAGTTACTTAGACGATTTTTTACCTATTTTAGTTAACGTATAAATACGAATGTCCTGCTGATTGGGTTACTTTGTTTCTGGATATCAAACAGACACAGATCTCAGCAAACATGAAATTCTTAGTGAGTACACAAACTTGTGAAGTGATTTAATTTAAGTACATAAAACctttttaacttaaaaaaatagaa from Ostrinia nubilalis chromosome 4, ilOstNubi1.1, whole genome shotgun sequence carries:
- the LOC135071501 gene encoding endocuticle structural glycoprotein SgAbd-8-like, with protein sequence MKTIVFLGLLAVAVAAPQGQTEPIPILRQESDISPDGSYSFSYETGNGIVAQEKGSLKDVGAEEPALQVEGQVQYPSDDGSNIQLTYVANENGYQPQGAHLPTPPPVPAAIQRALDYLATAPPQPENRRR